acagcAACATGTTCCAATCAAAATGGAACAGTAATACAGTCTACGGTAAACCTTTAAAACGAAAATCCATTGACCAGGAGTCTCAAAGtctttcatgttttaatataaaaataatactacttttttcggtctggtaaaatgtgattcggTCCGGTAATGTTCCTGTGTTTACCAAACCGAATgtcctgtaaaacatttcaacatttcgcGATCActgctttacagaatgaatatacaagtattgaaaaagtaaacctGGATcgctaaggccaaggtcatctcagtcagtgatgtcgaagatggcctacttcatgCATACTTCGGGcgtctcagagacgtctgatttaaatagcaagcatgttgatctcgtccgtgtttacatgaaacaacacatgaaagTGTTAGTGTCACCGCTTCACGCGTTGTCCTTCTGtagtctatagtcaaacacttaaGAGTTCGTGGGGTTTatttttcaactagaattttttagatgaaatttccaaaagatttgaacatatagtttgaattggcgcaaacagtcaagttcaagatttcaaaccacatgatgttgtaaataggtggtagatctatGGACAGCGAGTtcgccgcacaagtgtaccctatgaccctcaccATGCACCAATGATActtgtatgttgtctgataattcattaaattttaaatgaaagaattctcaatattatttttattattgcactttacagaagattttaaaagattttccctatattttgatatagatacatgcttgttttcttaaattcctgtaaaacagcaatcgattgaaaaatgctagtaaaagctcaattttgctagttggaaaataatcactagctaaaatttgctagtagtgaagaaagttaatttcgatccctgattcatgacctctttatgaccttgacctttgatctcaaggtcaaaattataggtttatgccatggatttctgttcggactatatcttccattttcttctacaaaggcataccatatttttacactcaggaaagaggtaatttatacctattaacaacaccctttgggagattggggtaagcgggggatattcttagggagtattgctcacagtacctcttgtttttatttttttttttttttttttttttatattgcaaacacatttaaatattttctgttcattatctttacaaGTACAGTATTTACCATGAAGAAAATTTCCTCTTCacaattaaagggactggttcacgatttttgattaaaatatttttaatttttgatggtaaacattaaaaatataactcatttgatattgacagccaaaattttgaccttctgaatgcaagaataaaagcaatattttagcctaaaatctgtgttatgtaaacaaagactcgagtctttttatgtatacaaacaaacaaacaaacaaaatgaaatgttgatttggtaatataaagcatcttaattttgcatagtcacaaattttgactTTTAGATTACACATTTAcctcaaaaatgcttgaaatgtgaaagatataataaacttagattgatatccatttcttttgaaatttcataaacaataacataccgcaatctttgtttacagaacaaataataaactctctaaattgagcttctgtgataatgtataaccttaatttttatgtgaactcttttaaaaccattagacagtagatattgatgattaaaagtgaaaaagaaaattttggggaaaattgtgaaGATATCATCCTTTCAAGCAATTAGTCAGTTGAATCTGCAGCATTTACCAATGGAAATCATTAGATGCCAGTGGTAACAATATTATAGTAAAATTAGACCCATATGAAATTTGTGATTTGACAGTACTTGGTAAACATCTTTTTTGGATACCCATGTTAGCTGGTTGTGTTTAGAAAGACCAAATCAATCTTGGGTATTCCATCATAGGTAAACATTAATACATGTGAGAAAGTGAGGTTGGAATTTATTAGTGGCAGATTTGTTTATGGACCCTGTATCATGAAAAATTGTATGAAATAGTTCATGGGAGTCTCTCTTTTATTCCAAATTAATACAAATACCTTAATATATTTCCTTAAGTTATTATATTTGTATTGATAGTGGAGGCCGGAGTAACAAGACCTTCAAGCCTAAGAAGAACATTCCTGAAGGCACACACCAGTATGACTTGATGAAGCATGCTGCTGTCACGCTTGGCAGTGGAAATCTGCGGCAGGCTGTCATGTTACCTGAGGGAGAGGATCTCAATGAATGGGTGGCAGTGAATAGTAAGTTAATTAAAGTGAATTAAACAGAGGAAGACTCTTtgaattttcagatttattacAGGGCCCTTTCTGACTTTTCAGTTTTCTAGTTGAACTTATATTAGTGAATATTGGTGTAGATGAGtgtgaaaatttacaaaattgtgAGCAAATTTTTACACCCAAcaagtgccaatattcacctattgATGTAAACTCAATAATTCCTTTATTATGTAGGTAAACTACATTTCAGTTGTTTTATCTGGATAATTGATTCATTTTTTTGTCAAGTCTAGAAACTGAAACATTACTGGCTTTGATGTGAATTTGAACAAATTATCAGTTGTGCACATTTTCATAGTTCATCCAATTGCATCGATCAGTGCTAGTGAAATGTAATGATAACTGTAAATCAGTCAAAATATTGCAACTGTCAAAGATAGCTGCTCCGTCGTCTCTGTTTACAGCTAGACTGCAATAATGTTAATGTGTACCCGTAACATCACTTTGCGATCCtattatttcatgaaaagtttGTACTCAATAATGGTCCAGGCATTGCACATCAAAATTCTTTAGAAATTAGACACTTTTTATTGCTAAACATAATTAGCTATATATTAAACTGTGTTATAGGGATTGTGTTTAAAAATAAGTTCTAAGTAAATAAAGTGTATCTTATTAGTAGTactttatgaaaaataattgaagTAATCAATTACATGTCTGCGAAAACTTATGACCTTGAAATTAATTGTAGGAATTGGCTTGTAATTGAAAGGTTTAATTTATAAAGTGATTGAACCCATCCCTGTTTCATTAACATTTCTGTGAATCTTATCTATTTCTTTTTCAGCTGTAGATTTTTTCAATCAAATTAACATGTTGTATGGAACCATCACTGAGTTCTGTATAGAGGATACCTGTCCAGTAATGTCAGCGGGACCAAAGTATGAATATCACTGGGCAGATGGACAGACAGTAAAGAAACCCATTAAATGCTCCGCACCCAAGTATATTGATTATCTCATGTCATGGGTCCAAGACCAGCTAGATGATGAAAATCTGTTCCCCTCAAAGATTGGTAAGTGTCATAAATGGTCTATTGATCTGCAGATTATAATAAATGTCACTATGACTTtgggggtaaaaaaaaaataacaacctGTACATTTTGTGGTTGCCAAACAAGTATGTCACTTCATTAATGTTGATCTAGAGTTTTAATTGTTGTAAAACATGTAGTACATGACAATCCAAAGAAAGTGCACAGAAAAAGTGTAATATTGGTCATACATACATTGTTTGATCTTCGGTTGGTgttttgtacaatgtatttggTTTGTTTTTAGGAGTGCCATTTCCCAAAAATTTTCTGTCAATAGCCAAAACCATTCTAAAAAGACTGTTTCGTGTTTATGCCCACATCTA
This genomic window from Ostrea edulis chromosome 4, xbOstEdul1.1, whole genome shotgun sequence contains:
- the LOC125668555 gene encoding MOB kinase activator 1B isoform X2, translating into MSFLFGGRSNKTFKPKKNIPEGTHQYDLMKHAAVTLGSGNLRQAVMLPEGEDLNEWVAVNTVDFFNQINMLYGTITEFCIEDTCPVMSAGPKYEYHWADGQTVKKPIKCSAPKYIDYLMSWVQDQLDDENLFPSKIGVPFPKNFLSIAKTILKRLFRVYAHIYHQHFKEVVQLSEEAHLNTSFKHFIYFVQEFNLIERRELAPLQELIDKLTSKDR
- the LOC125668555 gene encoding MOB kinase activator 1B isoform X1 yields the protein MSRVSASGGRSNKTFKPKKNIPEGTHQYDLMKHAAVTLGSGNLRQAVMLPEGEDLNEWVAVNTVDFFNQINMLYGTITEFCIEDTCPVMSAGPKYEYHWADGQTVKKPIKCSAPKYIDYLMSWVQDQLDDENLFPSKIGVPFPKNFLSIAKTILKRLFRVYAHIYHQHFKEVVQLSEEAHLNTSFKHFIYFVQEFNLIERRELAPLQELIDKLTSKDR